Proteins from a single region of Dictyostelium discoideum AX4 chromosome 5 chromosome, whole genome shotgun sequence:
- the DG1037 gene encoding ubiquitin domain-containing protein, translating to MMAHRNIAPKFSSLKLVSLNHLSDHFKQDVNNNNNNSGSSNNNNNIQSYDQESNIHQPLLLKLKFRDNEEFNYTIKVTTGETVQTTKKLISDKLSIKQSFISFYLEGKQMIDPLSYNDFHQIKNQKLDSIDIDILIIGEFNRDDVLKYIREENEGMDSITTSMSNTSISYTSGTTLTTPSTLTNNNNNNSNNNNNNNNNNTTTTCNNNNSNNNNNNNNNNNNNKKNEESVVTNSCSAPSSVNSMSPILNSASSSSDISLGGRVNGTNSKPIISLRRHSVNVHVEQEESSPSSQPQTVNSSPSSPYSTRKIVINGGGSPNTNSGNNNNNPSPSKQQPPHSFSLIPPICEETFESNNNNNNNNNNNNNNNNNNNNNNNNNNNNNSNNNNIASISPLSSSPNVSSLTPLSSSPNVSTSSSFSSPKQPLSPKSNNNNNNNNNNNNNNNNNNNNNNNNNNNNNNNNTNNVNSNHISNSNSNSSGSLSISHHKKTHLRINSITADLSMTRERDSSFSSNHNVNNNNNNNNNNNNNNNNNNNNNNNNNNPSNVNSSNTTNNLLSPTTFSRLEIYDISNHNNNNDNNNNNTGHILINTNNNCNETINNGVIN from the exons atgaTGGCACATAGAAATATTGCACctaaattttcatcattaaaattagtaTCATTGAATCATTTATCAGATCATTTTAAACAggatgtaaataataataataataatagtggatcatcaaataataataataatattcaatcaTATGACCAAGAATCAAATATACACCAACctcttttattaaaattaaaatttcggGATAATGAAGAATTCAATTATACAATTAAAGTAACCACTGGTGAAACGGTTCAAACtacaaagaaattaatatcagATAAACTTTCAATTAAACAAtcttttatttcattttatttagaaGGTAAACAAATGATTGATCCACTATCATATAATGATTTtcatcaaattaaaaatcaaaaactagATTCAATTGATATAGATATATTG ataattggTGAATTTAATAGAGATGATGTTTTGAAGTACATTCGTGAGGAAAATGAAGGAATGGACTCCATTACTACATCAATGTCAAATACTTCTATTTCTTATACTTCTGGTACAACTTTGACAACACCTTCAACattaactaataataataataacaatagtaacaataacaataataataataataataatactactactacatgtaataataataatagtaataataataataataataataataataataataataataaaaaaaatgaagaatCTGTCGTAACAAATAGTTGTTCTGCACCATCATCTGTTAATTCAATGTCACCAATATTAAATAGTGCAAGCTCATCATCTGATATAAGTCTTGGAGGAAGAGTTAATGGTACCAATAGTAAACCAATTATATCATTAAGAAGACATAGTGTTAATGTTCACGTTGAACAGGAGGAATCTTCACCATCTTCACAACCACAAACTGTAAATAGTAGTCCTTCATCACCATATAGTACTCgtaaaattgtaataaatgGTGGTGGTTCTCCCAATActaatagtggtaataacaataataatccatCACCAAGTAAGCAACAACCGCCacattcattttcattaattccaCCAATTTGTGAAGAGACCTTTGAAtctaacaataacaacaacaacaacaacaacaacaacaacaacaacaacaacaacaacaacaacaacaacaacaacaacaacaacaacaatagtaataataataatatagcaTCAATTTCACCTTTGTCATCATCTCCAAATGTATCATCTTTAACacctttatcatcatcaccgaATGTATCAActtcatcttctttttcatcacCAAAACAACCATTATCTCCAaagagtaataataataataataataataataataataataataataataataataataataataataataataataataataataataataataataataacactaataatgtaaatagtaATCATATAAGTAACAGCAATAGTAACAGTAGTGGTAGCTTGTCAATAAGCCATCATAAAAAGACTCATTTAAgaataaattcaataacaGCTGATTTAAGTATGACAAGGGAAAGAGATTCAAGTTTTTCAAGTAACCACAATgtaaacaacaataacaacaacaacaacaacaacaacaacaacaacaacaacaacaacaacaacaacaacaacaataacaatccTTCAAATGTAAATAGCAGTAACactacaaataatttattgtcTCCTACAACATTCAGTAGATTAGAAATTTATGATATCTCAaaccataataataataatgataataataataataatacaggtcatattttaattaataccaataataattgcAATGAAACCATTAATAATGgagtaataaattaa
- a CDS encoding DENN domain-containing protein — protein MQSIPFVKSHRRTPSGRKQMDITIDVEALTNDEKLSRSLHSGVRRKSTGHIDRPRLFEFFIIIGVPPIEGTSTVGLSTSPTQTSSLASSSSSPPLTSSKPPLLRSSSPNTTLPTSIGSTTPPPSSTPTSNLAGSSTSVSSSSTSAPTPPQPTFNKIEQPKILYQYPPDKPLDGLSVEFFPFPNGVAVSSVSQTASHTNLFQVLYPQKHLKQPEDSFVFMLTDEKKDVLYGVCTTKISSIGTIIKGEKFEVDINDEPCPDESIPQVGDLVHTSPRCFCILTKYPFFPLHFDIISGVLSLQHMQEITKFQNLMSISSRKNRKQSISSSSSPLQQKPTTTTTTTTTNTNTNNNNNNNNNNNEISSGVTTLTITDSNDNTTTLAKVKTPNKTLPTGNVIEDPLVNNSNFKVRERPILELIEYFYNQQIPNIGETISYNISSLEQKITFKRGAKQTKQDSQMIDYSDYMLKYGLFTTVQLVQPKILIVILNAILLEKKVIFYSKTIRSLTSVIFTVLSLLSPFNYQSVILPLLPNSVSSLSIVDLLSAPVPYIIGLTDVPKDVDYSDIVQYDIDTGKLQQGNQKIMLFPHWQDLLNVLTIAQKDIKTSLTVNKNKGFSSPTTSFIPTEEQELKLQPFVSAINNHISGLFDNFKRHCVRNVTHQKTISVFVKESFMFTEYPEEEHHQWIDEFTKTLMFSMYLDQKLRIEDNDQLDEST, from the exons atgcaATCAATACCATTTGTAAAAAGTCATAGAAGGACACCATCAGGTAGAAAACAGATGGATATAACGATTGATGTTGAAGCACTTACAAATGATGAAAAGTTAAGTCGTAGTTTACATAGTGGCGTAAGAAGAAAATCAACAGGACATATAGATAGACCaagattatttgaatttttcattataattgGAGTACCACCAATCGAGGGTACAAGTACAGTTGGTTTATCAACATCACCGACACAAACATCATCATTagcatcatcatcgtcatcaccaccattaacAAGTTCAAAACCACCTTTATTAAGATCTTCTTCACCCAATACAACATTACCAACATCTATAGGGTCTAccacaccaccaccatcatcaacaccaacgTCAAATTTAGCGGGATCATCAACATCAGTatcgtcatcatcaacatcagcaccaacaccaccacaaccaacatttaataaaatagaacAACCAAAAATACTGTACCAATATCCACCTGATAAACCATTGGATGGATTATCAGTTGAGTTTTTCCCATTTCCAAATGGTGTTGCTGTAAGCTCAGTATCACAAACTGCATCACACACCAATCTATTTCAAGTATTATACCCACAGAAACATTTAAAACAACCAGAGGATTCATTCGTTTTCATGTTAACAGATGAGAAAAAAGATGTTCTTTACGGAGTTTGTACTACTAAAATATCTTCAATTGGCACTATCATCAAGGGTGAAAAATTTGAGGTTGACATTAATGATGAACCTTGTCCCGATGAAAGTATACCACAAGTTGGTGATTTAGTTCATACTTCACCAAGATGTTTTTGTATACTCACTAAATATCCTTTCTTTCCATTACATTTTGATATTATCTCTGGTGTACTATCACTTCAACATATGCaagaaattacaaaatttcaaaatttaatgtcAATTTCAAGTagaaaaaatagaaaacaaTCAATTTCTTCAAGTTCATCACCTTTACAACAAAAacctacaacaactactactaccactaccacaaatacaaatacaaataataataataataataataataataataatgaaattagttCAGGAGTTACAACATTAACAATTACagattcaaatgataatacaACAACATTAGCAAAAGTAAAAACACCAAATAAAACTTTACCAACAGGAAATGTTATTGAGGATCCATTagttaataattcaaattttaaagttaGAGAAAGACCAATCTTAGAATTAATAGAATATTTCTATAATCAACAAATTCCAAACATTGGTGAAACCATTTCATATAATATTTCAAGTTTAGAACAAAAGATCACTTTTAAAAGAGGTGCAAAACAAACTAAACAAGATTCTCAAATGATTGATTATAGTGATTATATGTTAAAATATGGTTTATTTACAACGGTTCAATTAGTACAacctaaaattttaattgttattttaaatgCAATTTTACTAGAGAAAAAAGttatattttattcaaaaacaattagGTCATTAACTTCTGTTAT atttacagtattatcattattatcaccatttaATTATCAATCAGTtattttaccattattaccaaattcagtatcatcattatcaattgttgatttattatcgGCACCAGTACCATATATAATTGGGTTAACAGATGTACCAAAGGATGTTGATTATAGTGATATAGTACAATATGATATTGATACTGGAAAACTACAACAAggtaatcaaaaaataatgttattCCCACATTGGCAAGATCTATTGAATGTATTGACCATCGctcaaaaagatattaaaacatCATTAactgtaaataaaaataagggTTTCTCATCTCCAACAACTTCTTTCATACCAACTGAAGAACAAGAATTAAAACTTCAACCTTTTGTATCAGCAATCAATAATCATATCTCTGGTTTATTCGATAACTTTAAAAGACATTGTGTTAGAAATGTCACTCATCAAAAAACAATCTCAGTTTTCGTTAAAGAATCTTTCATGTTCACTGAATATCCTGAAGAGGAACATCATCAATGGATTGACGAATTCACTAAAACTCTTATGTTTTCAATGTATTTAGATCAAAAATTACGAATTGAAGATAATGATCAATTGGATGAATCAACttaa
- the bxdc2 gene encoding brix domain-containing protein: MVKPSKILEKIKKRTEPVAEPVVEEESDEEIIEQEGSEEEEEIVEEESEEEEEEVEEENKNIEENKKDQSIYTKKRVLFTSTRGIGSKYRHLMADLISLIPHSKKEDKIDDRKTLSLINETCEMKSCNYAILFDVRKGTDCFLWMAKTPLGPTVKFHITNVHTLDELQMTGNCLKGSRPFLHFDKSFDSEVHLQLIKELITQIYSTPKGHVKSKPFFDHVFSFFYQDGRIWFRNYQISDQEFKKDSLLTEIGPRMIMHIDKIFSDGFGGSVLYSNPNYVSPNNTRSDHKLSKANKYIKRKYQKGKAEERQKISFIEPSEVDTVFDN, encoded by the coding sequence atggtaaaacCAAGTAAAATtcttgaaaaaattaaaaaaagaacagAACCAGTTGCTGAACCAGTTGTTGAAGAAGAATCAGATGAAGAAATTATTGAACAAGAAGGAtcagaggaagaagaagaaattgtAGAAGAGGAATCagaggaggaagaagaagaagttgaggaggaaaataaaaatatagaagaaaataaaaaagatcaatCAATTTATACAAAGAAAAGAGTATTATTTACATCAACACGTGGTATTGGATCAAAGTATCGTCATTTAATGGCagatttaatatcattaattcCACATTCAAAGAAAGAGGATAAAATTGATGATAGAAAgacattatcattaattaatgaaacatGTGAAATGAAATCATGTAATTATGCAATACTATTTGATGTTAGAAAAGGTACAGATTGTTTCCTTTGGATGGCAAAAACACCATTGGGTCCAACAGTGAAATTCCACATTACCAACGTTCACACATTGGACGAATTACAAATGACTGGTAATTGTTTGAAGGGTAGTCGTCCATTCCTCCATTTCGATAAATCATTCGATTCCGAGGTACACCTCCAATTAATCAAAGAATTGATCACTCAAATCTATAGCACTCCAAAGGGACATGTCAAATCCAAACCTTTCTTTGACCAcgttttctctttcttttatCAAGATGGTCGTATTTGGTTTAGAAATTATCAAATCTCTGatcaagaatttaaaaaggaTTCTTTACTCACTGAAATCGGTCCAAGAATGATCATGCATATCGATAAAATCTTCTCTGATGGTTTCGGTGGTAGTGTTCTTTACTCAAATCCAAATTATGTCTCTCCAAATAATACTCGTTCCGATCATAAACTTTCAAAAGCAAATAAAtacattaaaagaaaatatcaaaaagGTAAAGCTGAAGAAAGACAAAAAATCTCTTTCATTGAACCAAGTGAAGTTGATACagtttttgataattaa
- the nit2 gene encoding nitrilase 2 — translation MYRGLINSFKNTSKFSTSLFNNNNNCSTTTKSFTHISQQLRKVHLMADKEKVFKFAGIQLLCGDNKEENVQNAIKHIDEAAKNGAKLISLPECFNSPYSTSTFEKYSETEDGETVKKLSEAAKRNQIFLVGGSIPEIDKATGKIYNTCFIFNDKGEVVKKHRKIHLFDIDVPNKIRFKESETLTPGDSFSVVDIGYCKIGVAICYDIRFPELAMLYSKMGAKFLIYPGAFNMVTGPAHWELLQRGRAVDNQVFVAAISPARNPSSTYQAWGHSTIVNSWGTILATTDEHQSIIYSDIDLNTLNETRSSIPIYSQKRDDLYKLDSIKKQ, via the exons ATGTATAGaggtttaattaattcatttaaaaacaCATCAAAATTTTCgacatcattatttaataataataacaactgttcaacaacaacaaaatcatttACACATATTTCCCAACAATTAAGAAAAGTTCATTTAATGGCAGATAAAGAAAAGGTATTCAAATTTGCAGGTATTCAATTACTCTGTGGtgataataaagaagaaaatgTACAAAATGCAATTAAACATATTGATGAAGCTGCTAAAAATGGtgcaaaattaatttcattacca gaaTGTTTTAATAGTCCATATTCAACATCAACCTTTGAAAAATATAGTGAAACAGAAGATGGTGAAAcagttaaaaaattatcagaAGCTgcaaaaagaaatcaaatctTTTTAGTTGGTGGTTCAATTCCAGAAATTGATAAAGCAACTggtaaaatttataatacttgtttcatttttaatgataaaggTGAAGTTGTTAAAAAACATAGAAaa attcatttatttgatattgatgtaccaaataaaattagatttaaagAGAGTGAAACATTAACACCAGGTGATAGTTTTagtgttgttgatattggttATTGTAAAATTGGTGTTGCAATTTGTTATGATATTAGATTTCCAGAATTGGCTATGTTATATTCAAAGATGGGTGCTAAATTCTTAATTTATCCAGGTGCTTTCAATATGGTTACAGGTCCAGCTCATTGGGAATTACTTCAAAGAGGTAGAGCTGTTGATAATCAAGTTTTCGTTGCTGCTATATCACCAGCTAGAAATCCTTCTTCAACCTATCAAGCTTGGGGTCATTCAACTATTGTCAATTCATGGGGTACAATTTTAGCAACAACTGATGAACATCAATCTATAATTTACTCTGATATAGAtttaaatactttaaatGAAACAAGATCTTCAATTCCAATTTATTCACAAAAAAGAGATGATCTTTATAAAttagattcaattaaaaaacaataa